The proteins below are encoded in one region of Citrobacter enshiensis:
- the fes gene encoding enterochelin esterase: MAAFSVGSDSWWQSKNGPEWVRTENGDCRVTFWWRDPQGTENHSPIRRVWVYITGVTDHHQNAIPQSMQRIAGTDVWQWSTDLSAHWRGSYCFIPSARDDIFTPLVAGEAPDRTALREGWRQLLPQAIADPLNPVSWTGGRGHAVSALEMPDAPAQPGWDHPEKPDSPPRCLQWRSERLGNTRRVWVFTTGKNSGEKRPLAILLDGQFWAQSMPVWPALTSLTSRQQLPAAVYLLIDAIDTTHRSRELPCNADFWLAVQQELLPQVQSVAPFSDRPEQTIVAGQSFGGLSSLYAGLHWPERFGCVLSQSGSYWWPHRGAHQEGIVTEQLKTGTVSAQGLRIVLEAGIREPVIFEANQALYRQLHNVQPSVYWRQVDGGHDALCWRGGLMQGLMTLWQPLIDPYGHQNNQA, from the coding sequence GTGGCAGCGTTTTCGGTGGGAAGTGATAGCTGGTGGCAGTCAAAAAATGGACCTGAATGGGTACGTACGGAAAACGGTGATTGCCGGGTCACTTTCTGGTGGCGCGACCCGCAGGGAACAGAAAACCACTCCCCGATACGCCGTGTATGGGTCTACATCACGGGTGTCACCGATCATCATCAAAATGCCATTCCGCAGTCAATGCAGCGCATTGCCGGGACGGATGTCTGGCAGTGGAGCACGGATCTCAGCGCCCACTGGCGGGGCAGTTACTGTTTTATCCCGTCTGCGCGCGACGATATTTTTACCCCATTGGTAGCCGGTGAAGCGCCTGACCGTACGGCGCTTCGCGAAGGATGGCGACAACTTTTACCGCAGGCGATTGCCGATCCTCTCAACCCCGTCAGTTGGACCGGGGGGAGGGGGCATGCCGTTTCGGCGCTTGAAATGCCCGATGCACCAGCACAGCCTGGATGGGATCACCCTGAAAAGCCGGATTCTCCCCCACGTTGTTTGCAGTGGCGTAGCGAACGTCTGGGCAACACCCGACGTGTGTGGGTGTTCACCACCGGGAAAAATTCCGGGGAGAAACGTCCGCTGGCGATTCTGCTGGACGGGCAGTTTTGGGCGCAGAGTATGCCCGTCTGGCCCGCGCTCACCTCGCTCACGTCCCGACAGCAGCTTCCTGCCGCGGTTTATCTGCTTATCGATGCCATCGACACCACTCACCGTAGCCGGGAATTGCCGTGCAACGCCGACTTCTGGCTGGCGGTGCAGCAGGAGTTATTGCCGCAAGTGCAGTCCGTCGCGCCCTTTAGCGATCGACCGGAGCAGACGATCGTTGCCGGACAAAGTTTTGGTGGACTTTCGTCGCTGTACGCAGGACTGCACTGGCCTGAGCGATTTGGCTGTGTGTTGAGTCAATCGGGATCTTACTGGTGGCCGCATCGCGGCGCGCACCAGGAAGGGATCGTTACTGAGCAATTGAAGACGGGCACCGTTTCGGCACAGGGATTGCGAATTGTGCTGGAAGCAGGCATCAGAGAACCGGTTATTTTTGAGGCGAATCAGGCGCTTTACCGCCAACTGCATAACGTGCAGCCGTCGGTGTACTGGCGTCAGGTTGACGGCGGACACGATGCGCTTTGCTGGCGCGGCGGATTAATGCAGGGGTTGATGACGTTATGGCAACCGCTGATTGACCCCTACGGGCATCAAAACAATCAGGCCTGA
- the fepD gene encoding Fe(3+)-siderophore ABC transporter permease: MSCSVSVTRAIAVPGLLLLLVLATALSLAIGAKSLPASVVLDALTGRCQSPDCVIVLDARLPRTLAGLLAGGALGLAGALMQTLSRNPLADPGILGVNAGASFAIVLGAALFGYSSAEEQLLMAFAGALAASLIVAFTGSQGGGQLSPVRLTLAGVALSAVLEGLSSGIALLNPDVYDQLRFWQAGSLDIRSLHTLKVVLVPVLVAGVIALCLSRALNSLSLGSDTATALGNKVARTQIIGLLVITVLCGSATAIVGPIAFIGLMMPHMARWLVGADHRWSLPVTLLATPALLLFADIIGRVIVPGELRVSVVSAFIGAPVLIFLVRRRQRGGAV, encoded by the coding sequence ATGTCATGCTCTGTTTCCGTGACGCGCGCAATCGCCGTCCCCGGATTGTTGTTATTACTTGTTCTCGCCACTGCATTAAGTCTGGCTATCGGCGCAAAATCACTGCCAGCCTCTGTCGTTCTGGACGCACTGACCGGTCGCTGTCAAAGTCCTGACTGCGTTATCGTACTGGATGCGCGACTGCCGCGTACGCTGGCCGGATTACTGGCCGGTGGCGCGCTGGGTCTTGCCGGTGCCTTAATGCAAACGCTCTCCCGCAACCCGCTTGCCGATCCGGGCATTCTTGGCGTTAATGCCGGCGCCAGCTTTGCCATTGTTCTGGGCGCCGCACTTTTCGGCTATTCCTCCGCAGAAGAACAACTCTTGATGGCATTTGCCGGTGCCCTTGCGGCGTCGCTGATTGTGGCGTTTACCGGCAGTCAGGGGGGCGGTCAGTTAAGTCCGGTACGGCTGACGCTGGCAGGTGTCGCGCTCAGCGCGGTGCTGGAAGGGCTATCCAGTGGAATTGCCCTACTTAACCCGGATGTATACGACCAACTCCGCTTCTGGCAAGCGGGCTCGTTGGATATCCGCAGTTTGCACACGCTTAAGGTGGTGCTGGTGCCGGTACTGGTAGCAGGCGTCATCGCGTTATGCCTGAGTCGGGCGCTCAATAGTCTGAGTCTGGGCAGCGATACCGCCACGGCGCTCGGCAACAAGGTGGCGCGTACTCAGATTATCGGTCTGCTGGTGATTACCGTGTTATGCGGGAGCGCAACGGCAATTGTCGGCCCTATTGCGTTCATTGGTCTGATGATGCCGCACATGGCACGCTGGCTGGTGGGAGCCGATCATCGCTGGTCTTTGCCTGTCACACTGCTGGCTACCCCCGCCCTGCTGCTGTTTGCCGATATCATTGGCCGTGTGATTGTCCCTGGCGAATTACGCGTTTCCGTCGTCAGCGCGTTTATTGGCGCGCCGGTACTCATTTTCCTTGTCCGACGCAGACAACGCGGAGGCGCCGTATGA
- the entF gene encoding enterobactin non-ribosomal peptide synthetase EntF, with product MTQRLPLVAAQPGIWMAEKLSSLPSAWSVAHYVELHGELDAPLLAKAVVAGMKQADTLRLRFTEDNGDIWQWVDPQLPIAEPEIIDLRGESAPVAAALAVMHADLGQNLRADGGKPLALHLLIQVADTRWYWYQRYHHLLVDGFSFPAITRQIAAVYRAWQRGEPTPDSPFTPFAEVVEEYQRYRDSEAYQRDGAFWSQQRTQLPPPASLSSAPLSGGAASADVLRMKLNASEGMFRQLAARMPHVQRADLALALVSLWLGRICGRPDYTAGFIFMRRMGSAALTATGPVLNVLPLGVNIRAAETLAELATRLAGQLKKMRRHQRYDAEQIVRDSGRAAGGEPLFGPVLNVKVFDYQLDIPGVQAITHTLATGPVNDLELALFPDEEGGLSIEILANKQRYEEASLVQHASRLMALINQFAANPSLRCGDADMLLPAEYEQLAKVNATAVNIPSTTLSALVAEQACKTPDAPALADTRYQFSYREMREQVVALANLLRERGVKPGDSVAVALPRSVFLTLALHGIVEAGAAWLPLDTGYPDDRLRMMLEDAQPKLLITTDEQRARFSGIPGLESLCYSEPLAAGGTAPLALSQPHHTAYIIFTSGSTGRPKGVMVGQTAIVNRLLWMQDHYSLTANDVVAQKTPCSFDVSVWEFFWPFIVGARLVMAEPEAHRDPLAMQHFFARYGVTTTHFVPSMLAAFVASLTSETARKRCASLQRVFCSGEALPSDLCREWQQLTGAPLHNLYGPTEAAVDVSWYPACGDELAAVTGSSVPIGYPVWNTGLRILDAMMRPVPPGTAGDLYLTGIQLAQGYLGRADLTASRFIADPFAPGERMYRTGDVARWLTSGAVEYLGRSDDQLKIRGQRIELGEIDRVMQMLPDVEHAVAHACVFNQAAATGGDARQLVGYLVSRSGLPLDVTALQERLREKLPQHMVPVVLLQLAELPLSANGKLDRKALPMPQVTQRTQGRAPLPGTEMTIASAFAQMLGCEVNDVEADFFALGGHSLLAMKLAAQLSQTFARQVTPGQIMVASTVAQLSALLDTVEDEHSRRLGFEALLPLRESDGPTLFCFHPASGFAWQFSVLARYLAPQWSIMGIQSPRPHGPMQTAANLDEICEHHLATLLKQQPHGPYYLLGYSLGGTLAQGIAARLRARGENVAFLGLLDTWPPETQNWQEKEANGLDPEVLAEIDREREAFLSAQRGHTSEALFSAIEGNYADAVRLLTTAHSVPFDGRATLFVAQRTLPEGVSPERSWAPWIAGLDIYRQDCAHVDIISPSAFENIGPIIRELLSK from the coding sequence ATGACCCAACGTTTACCTTTGGTCGCCGCGCAGCCGGGGATCTGGATGGCGGAAAAACTCTCATCTCTGCCTTCCGCCTGGAGTGTGGCGCATTACGTGGAACTGCACGGCGAGCTGGATGCGCCTTTACTGGCGAAAGCCGTCGTCGCGGGGATGAAACAGGCAGATACACTGCGTTTGCGGTTTACGGAAGATAACGGAGACATCTGGCAATGGGTTGATCCACAGTTACCGATTGCCGAACCGGAGATTATCGACCTGCGCGGTGAATCGGCGCCCGTCGCCGCCGCGCTGGCGGTGATGCACGCCGATCTCGGGCAAAATCTGCGGGCCGATGGCGGAAAACCGCTTGCCCTGCACCTGTTGATTCAGGTGGCTGACACTCGCTGGTACTGGTATCAACGTTATCACCATTTGCTGGTGGATGGCTTTAGTTTCCCTGCCATTACCCGGCAGATCGCCGCCGTTTACCGCGCATGGCAACGGGGAGAACCGACGCCGGACTCCCCGTTTACCCCCTTTGCCGAGGTCGTGGAAGAGTATCAACGCTACCGTGACAGTGAAGCGTATCAACGTGATGGGGCATTTTGGTCGCAACAGCGCACTCAGTTACCACCTCCCGCATCGCTCTCTTCCGCCCCCTTGTCTGGCGGTGCCGCCAGCGCTGATGTTCTGCGCATGAAATTGAACGCGTCTGAAGGCATGTTCCGCCAACTGGCAGCCCGTATGCCCCATGTACAGCGCGCAGATCTCGCGCTGGCGCTGGTGTCGCTATGGCTGGGGCGCATATGTGGACGCCCTGATTATACCGCCGGCTTTATCTTTATGCGGCGGATGGGGTCGGCAGCGTTGACCGCGACGGGCCCGGTGCTGAATGTTCTGCCGCTGGGTGTGAACATCAGGGCGGCAGAAACGCTTGCGGAACTGGCGACGCGTCTTGCCGGACAACTGAAAAAAATGCGTCGCCATCAACGTTATGACGCCGAACAGATTGTCCGCGACAGCGGACGCGCGGCAGGCGGCGAACCGTTATTCGGCCCCGTCCTGAACGTGAAAGTATTTGACTATCAGCTGGATATTCCTGGCGTTCAGGCTATTACCCACACGCTGGCGACGGGACCGGTTAACGATCTGGAACTGGCGCTATTCCCTGATGAAGAGGGCGGTCTGAGTATTGAAATCCTCGCCAACAAACAGCGCTATGAGGAGGCATCCTTAGTTCAGCACGCTTCGCGTCTGATGGCGCTGATCAACCAGTTTGCGGCGAATCCTTCGCTGCGCTGTGGCGATGCCGACATGCTGTTGCCTGCCGAGTATGAACAGCTTGCGAAGGTGAATGCGACGGCGGTGAATATCCCGTCGACCACGCTCAGCGCGCTGGTGGCGGAACAGGCATGTAAAACGCCGGATGCCCCTGCGCTGGCAGATACGCGCTATCAATTCAGCTATCGTGAAATGCGTGAACAGGTGGTAGCGCTCGCGAATTTACTGCGTGAACGTGGGGTGAAGCCGGGGGACAGTGTGGCGGTGGCGTTGCCGCGCTCGGTGTTCCTGACGTTAGCGTTGCATGGCATTGTCGAAGCTGGCGCCGCCTGGCTACCGCTGGATACGGGATATCCGGACGATCGACTGCGAATGATGCTGGAAGACGCACAGCCGAAACTGTTGATTACCACCGATGAGCAACGGGCCCGGTTTAGCGGTATTCCAGGTCTGGAAAGTCTGTGCTACAGCGAGCCGCTGGCGGCTGGCGGCACCGCGCCGTTAGCACTGTCTCAGCCACACCATACGGCGTATATCATTTTCACCTCGGGTTCGACGGGAAGACCGAAAGGGGTGATGGTGGGGCAAACGGCTATCGTGAACCGTTTGCTGTGGATGCAGGATCACTATTCGCTGACGGCGAACGATGTGGTGGCGCAAAAAACGCCCTGCAGTTTCGACGTTTCGGTGTGGGAGTTTTTCTGGCCGTTTATTGTCGGCGCCAGGCTGGTGATGGCGGAGCCGGAGGCGCATCGCGATCCGCTGGCGATGCAGCATTTCTTTGCACGCTACGGCGTGACCACCACCCATTTTGTACCGTCAATGCTGGCGGCTTTTGTCGCCTCGCTGACGTCTGAAACCGCCCGCAAACGTTGTGCCTCGTTACAGCGTGTTTTTTGCAGCGGAGAGGCTCTGCCCAGCGACCTGTGTCGCGAGTGGCAACAACTGACTGGCGCACCGCTGCATAATTTGTATGGGCCCACGGAAGCGGCAGTGGACGTCAGTTGGTATCCGGCCTGTGGCGATGAACTTGCCGCGGTGACCGGAAGTAGCGTGCCGATCGGTTATCCGGTCTGGAATACCGGCCTGCGGATCCTCGATGCCATGATGCGCCCGGTGCCTCCGGGAACGGCGGGGGATTTGTATTTGACCGGCATCCAACTGGCGCAAGGTTATCTGGGAAGGGCGGATTTAACGGCAAGTCGTTTTATTGCCGATCCGTTTGCCCCGGGTGAACGGATGTACCGCACCGGTGATGTGGCGCGCTGGCTCACCTCTGGCGCTGTAGAGTATCTGGGGCGCAGTGACGATCAGCTTAAGATCCGGGGTCAGCGTATTGAACTGGGGGAAATCGACCGTGTGATGCAAATGCTGCCGGATGTCGAGCATGCCGTCGCCCATGCCTGTGTGTTTAATCAGGCGGCGGCGACGGGCGGTGATGCCCGGCAACTGGTGGGATATCTGGTATCACGTTCTGGTTTACCGCTGGATGTGACCGCGCTGCAAGAGCGTCTACGTGAAAAACTTCCGCAGCATATGGTTCCGGTCGTACTGCTTCAGCTGGCGGAACTGCCGCTGAGCGCCAACGGAAAACTGGATCGCAAAGCATTGCCGATGCCGCAGGTGACACAACGTACGCAAGGGCGTGCGCCGCTTCCCGGAACGGAAATGACAATCGCTAGTGCCTTTGCTCAAATGCTGGGATGCGAGGTCAACGATGTGGAAGCCGATTTCTTCGCGCTGGGGGGGCACTCATTGTTGGCGATGAAACTGGCCGCGCAGTTGAGTCAGACATTCGCGCGCCAGGTCACGCCGGGTCAGATTATGGTGGCGTCCACCGTCGCACAACTGAGTGCGCTGCTGGATACCGTTGAAGACGAGCACTCCCGGCGACTGGGATTTGAAGCGCTGTTGCCGCTGCGCGAAAGCGATGGGCCGACGCTGTTTTGTTTCCATCCGGCTTCCGGTTTTGCCTGGCAGTTTAGCGTCCTGGCGCGCTACCTCGCGCCGCAGTGGTCAATCATGGGGATTCAGTCGCCACGACCCCATGGTCCAATGCAGACGGCGGCGAACCTTGATGAGATCTGTGAGCATCATCTGGCGACGCTGCTGAAACAGCAGCCACATGGTCCGTACTATTTACTGGGGTATTCTCTGGGAGGGACGCTGGCGCAGGGAATCGCTGCGCGCTTACGCGCCCGGGGGGAAAACGTCGCGTTCCTCGGTCTGCTGGATACCTGGCCGCCAGAAACGCAAAACTGGCAGGAGAAAGAGGCCAACGGATTAGATCCGGAAGTGCTGGCAGAGATCGACCGCGAGCGGGAAGCGTTTCTGTCTGCTCAGCGTGGGCATACAAGCGAGGCGTTGTTTTCGGCCATAGAGGGAAATTATGCGGATGCGGTACGTTTGCTCACCACGGCGCATAGCGTACCGTTTGATGGCCGGGCTACACTCTTTGTGGCTCAACGGACGCTGCCAGAAGGCGTTAGCCCTGAGCGGAGCTGGGCTCCGTGGATAGCGGGACTGGATATTTACCGTCAGGACTGCGCACATGTCGATATTATTTCGCCGTCCGCGTTTGAGAATATTGGGCCAATAATCCGTGAGCTACTTAGCAAATAA
- the entS gene encoding enterobactin transporter EntS has product MNRQSWLLNLSLLKTHPAFRAVFLARFISIVSLGLLGVAVPVQIQMMTHSTWQVGLSVTLTGSAMFVGLMVGGVLADRYERKKVILLARGTCGIGFIGLCLNALLPEPSLLAIYLLGLWDGFFASLGVTALLAATPALVGRENLMQAGAITMLTVRLGSVISPMLGGLLLASGGVAWNYGLAAAGTFITLLPLLRLPLLPPPPQPREHPLKSLLAAFRFLFASPLIGGIALLGGLLTMASAVRVLYPALALNWHMSAAQIGFLYAAIPLGAAVGALTSGQLARSVRPGLIMLASTVGSFLAIGLFGLMPVWALGVICLALFGWLSAISSLLQYTMLQTQTPESMLGRINGLWTAQNVTGDAIGAALLGGLGAMMTPIASASVSGFGLVIVGLLLLLLLSELRRFRQTPPEVAASEG; this is encoded by the coding sequence ATGAATCGACAATCCTGGCTGTTGAATCTCAGCCTGTTGAAGACGCACCCGGCATTCCGTGCGGTTTTCCTTGCCCGTTTTATCTCCATCGTTTCGCTGGGTTTGCTCGGTGTGGCGGTTCCGGTACAGATCCAAATGATGACCCACTCAACGTGGCAGGTCGGTTTGTCGGTGACGCTGACCGGTAGCGCAATGTTTGTGGGTCTGATGGTGGGCGGCGTATTGGCCGATCGCTATGAGCGTAAAAAAGTGATCCTGCTGGCGCGCGGTACCTGTGGTATCGGCTTCATCGGCCTGTGTCTGAACGCGCTGCTGCCGGAACCTTCGCTGCTGGCGATTTATCTGCTTGGCTTATGGGATGGTTTCTTTGCGTCGCTGGGGGTCACCGCGCTGTTGGCGGCGACGCCAGCACTGGTTGGCCGTGAAAATCTGATGCAGGCGGGGGCCATAACAATGCTGACGGTTCGCCTGGGGTCGGTGATCTCTCCCATGCTGGGCGGGCTGCTATTAGCTTCGGGGGGCGTGGCCTGGAACTATGGTCTGGCGGCTGCTGGCACCTTTATAACACTGCTGCCGTTATTGCGACTTCCTCTGTTGCCTCCACCGCCTCAACCGCGTGAACATCCGCTTAAATCGCTGCTGGCGGCGTTCCGCTTTTTGTTTGCCAGCCCGCTTATCGGCGGTATTGCACTGCTCGGCGGTTTGCTGACCATGGCGAGCGCGGTGCGGGTGCTCTATCCGGCGCTGGCGCTGAACTGGCACATGTCTGCAGCGCAAATTGGTTTCCTCTATGCCGCCATTCCCCTCGGTGCAGCGGTCGGCGCGCTGACCAGCGGACAACTGGCTCGCAGCGTACGTCCCGGTCTGATTATGCTGGCCTCCACGGTAGGTTCCTTCCTGGCGATTGGCTTGTTTGGTCTGATGCCTGTCTGGGCGCTGGGCGTCATTTGCCTCGCGCTGTTTGGCTGGCTCAGCGCCATCAGTTCGTTACTGCAATACACGATGCTACAAACGCAAACGCCGGAATCGATGCTCGGCAGGATCAATGGCCTTTGGACTGCGCAAAACGTCACTGGGGATGCAATCGGCGCGGCGCTGTTAGGCGGTCTGGGGGCGATGATGACACCGATCGCCTCGGCAAGCGTAAGTGGATTCGGACTGGTGATTGTGGGGTTATTACTGCTGCTGTTGCTGAGTGAGTTGCGGCGTTTTCGCCAGACGCCGCCGGAAGTGGCAGCGTCTGAAGGTTGA
- the fepB gene encoding Fe2+-enterobactin ABC transporter substrate-binding protein has translation MRLPFLPGLLIGLFVFGFSSAHAADWPRQVTDSRGTHTLEHKPERIVSTSVTLTGSLLAIDAPVIASGATTPNNRVGDDQGFLRQWSEVAKARKLNRLYIGEPSAEAVAAQMPDLILISATGGDSALALYDQLSSIAPTLIINYDDKSWQSLLTQLGEITGQETQAAKRIAEFDQQMAAVKQQIKLPPQPVSALVYTAAAHTANLWTPESAQGKMMEQLGFTLAALPTNMHTSTSQGKRHDIVQLGGENLAAGLNGEALFLFAGDSSDTDAIYANPLLAHLPAVQSKRVYALGTETFRLDYYSATLLLNRLAALFS, from the coding sequence GTGAGATTACCTTTTCTGCCTGGCCTGCTGATTGGGCTATTTGTTTTCGGATTCTCCTCAGCCCACGCCGCTGACTGGCCACGTCAGGTAACCGACAGCCGTGGAACACACACGCTGGAGCACAAACCTGAGCGTATTGTCTCGACCAGCGTCACACTGACCGGCTCGCTGCTGGCCATTGACGCCCCGGTCATTGCCAGCGGAGCCACCACGCCCAACAACCGCGTCGGTGACGATCAGGGATTCCTGCGCCAATGGAGCGAGGTCGCGAAAGCGCGCAAGCTGAACCGTCTGTACATTGGCGAACCCAGTGCTGAAGCAGTGGCCGCACAGATGCCCGATCTCATCCTGATCAGCGCCACCGGCGGCGACTCTGCGCTGGCGCTTTACGATCAGCTCTCTTCTATCGCACCGACGCTTATCATCAACTATGACGATAAAAGCTGGCAGTCGTTGCTGACGCAACTGGGCGAGATTACGGGCCAGGAAACACAGGCGGCGAAACGCATTGCTGAATTTGATCAGCAGATGGCGGCAGTCAAACAGCAGATTAAACTGCCGCCACAGCCGGTCAGCGCGCTGGTGTACACCGCAGCCGCGCACACCGCCAACTTATGGACGCCTGAGTCTGCACAGGGCAAGATGATGGAACAACTCGGCTTCACGCTGGCGGCATTGCCAACGAACATGCATACCAGCACCAGTCAGGGTAAACGCCACGACATCGTCCAGCTTGGCGGTGAAAATCTGGCGGCGGGTCTGAACGGCGAGGCGCTGTTCCTGTTTGCTGGCGACAGCAGCGACACCGATGCCATTTATGCCAACCCGTTGCTGGCACACCTGCCTGCGGTACAAAGTAAACGCGTTTATGCACTGGGCACCGAAACGTTCCGTCTGGACTACTACAGTGCGACGCTACTGTTGAACCGTCTTGCCGCCCTGTTTTCGTAA
- a CDS encoding MbtH family protein, producing MEFSNPFDNPQGQFYILQNAQRQFSLWPQQCSLPAGWQVVCEPQSQEACQQWLATHWTTLTPTHYADVQEAQ from the coding sequence ATGGAATTCAGTAATCCCTTCGATAATCCGCAGGGACAGTTTTACATTCTGCAAAATGCACAGCGCCAGTTTAGTCTCTGGCCTCAGCAGTGTTCACTGCCTGCGGGTTGGCAGGTGGTGTGCGAGCCGCAATCACAAGAAGCCTGTCAACAATGGCTGGCGACCCACTGGACGACATTGACGCCCACCCATTATGCCGATGTGCAGGAGGCACAATGA
- the fepG gene encoding iron-enterobactin ABC transporter permease, producing the protein MKHVSRRLILCCLWLLFGAICVSLWSLRSGAVTLDTSQIIAALWGDAPRSITLVVTEWRLPRVLMALLIGAALGVSGAIFQSLMRNPLGSPDVMGFNTGAWSGVLIAMVLFGQHLTAIALAAMLGGILTSLVVWALAWRNGIETFRLIIIGIGVRAMLVAFNTWLLLEASLETALTAGLWNAGSLNGLTWAKTWPSAPLIIVMLVCAALLVRRMRLLEMGDDSACALGVSVERSRLLMMLIAVVLTAAATALAGPISFIALVAPHIARRLSGTARWGLTQSALCGALLLLLADQVAQQLFMPYQLPVGVVTVSLGGIYLIVLLIQESRKK; encoded by the coding sequence ATGAAACACGTTTCCCGCCGTCTGATCCTCTGCTGTCTGTGGCTGCTGTTCGGCGCGATATGCGTCAGTTTATGGAGCCTGCGCAGCGGCGCCGTCACGCTGGATACCTCGCAAATTATCGCTGCATTGTGGGGAGACGCTCCGCGCAGTATCACGCTGGTCGTCACCGAATGGCGTTTACCGCGCGTGCTGATGGCGCTGCTTATCGGCGCAGCCCTTGGCGTCAGCGGCGCGATTTTCCAGTCGCTAATGCGTAACCCGCTGGGAAGCCCGGATGTGATGGGGTTCAACACCGGCGCATGGAGCGGCGTGCTGATTGCCATGGTGCTGTTTGGTCAACATCTGACGGCGATCGCGCTGGCCGCGATGTTGGGGGGGATACTCACGTCACTGGTGGTCTGGGCGCTTGCCTGGCGTAACGGCATTGAGACCTTCAGGCTGATTATTATCGGCATCGGCGTACGCGCGATGCTGGTGGCATTCAATACCTGGCTGCTGCTGGAAGCCTCCTTAGAGACAGCGCTTACCGCCGGTTTATGGAATGCGGGTTCGCTCAACGGTCTGACATGGGCGAAGACCTGGCCCTCTGCCCCGCTGATCATCGTCATGCTGGTGTGTGCGGCGCTTCTGGTACGGCGTATGCGTCTGCTGGAGATGGGGGATGACAGCGCCTGCGCACTCGGCGTTAGCGTGGAGCGATCCCGTTTGCTGATGATGCTGATAGCGGTGGTCCTGACCGCCGCCGCCACGGCTCTCGCTGGTCCTATCTCTTTTATCGCGCTTGTCGCGCCGCATATTGCGCGTCGCCTCAGCGGCACCGCTCGCTGGGGATTAACCCAGTCAGCCCTGTGCGGCGCGTTATTACTGCTGCTCGCCGATCAGGTTGCCCAACAACTGTTTATGCCTTATCAGCTCCCGGTGGGCGTTGTTACCGTCAGTCTTGGCGGCATTTATCTTATCGTCTTGTTAATTCAGGAGTCCCGCAAAAAATGA
- the fepC gene encoding iron-enterobactin ABC transporter ATP-binding protein produces the protein MTESVARLRGDQLTLGYGKFTVAENLDVSIPDGHFTAIIGPNGCGKSTLLRTLSRLMTPAKGHVWLDGEHIQHYASKEVARRIGLLAQNATTPGDITVQELVARGRYPHQPLFTRWRKEDEEAVMRAMRATGITNLATQSVDTLSGGQRQRAWIAMVLAQETSIMLLDEPTTWLDISHQIDLLDLLSELNREKGYTLAAVLHDLNQACRYATHLIALREGKIVAQGAPKDIVTSELIEEIYGLRCMIIEDPIAGTPLVVPLGRSGNSSPDALS, from the coding sequence ATGACCGAATCAGTAGCCCGTTTGCGTGGCGACCAGTTAACACTGGGCTACGGTAAATTTACCGTGGCAGAAAATCTGGATGTCTCAATTCCCGACGGCCATTTCACCGCCATTATCGGACCGAATGGGTGCGGAAAATCGACGTTGCTGCGTACGTTGAGTCGCCTGATGACCCCCGCCAAAGGACACGTCTGGTTGGATGGCGAGCATATTCAGCACTACGCCAGTAAAGAAGTCGCACGTCGTATCGGTTTGTTAGCGCAAAATGCCACCACGCCCGGTGACATCACCGTACAGGAGCTGGTGGCGCGTGGCCGCTACCCGCATCAACCTTTGTTCACCCGTTGGCGCAAAGAAGATGAAGAGGCGGTCATGCGCGCCATGCGCGCCACGGGGATCACAAATCTGGCGACTCAAAGCGTGGACACGCTTTCCGGAGGGCAGCGTCAACGCGCCTGGATAGCCATGGTGCTGGCGCAAGAGACGTCCATCATGCTACTTGATGAACCGACAACATGGCTGGATATCAGCCACCAGATTGATCTGCTGGATCTACTGAGTGAACTGAATCGTGAAAAAGGCTATACCCTCGCCGCAGTCCTGCATGATTTGAATCAGGCCTGTCGGTATGCCACGCATCTGATTGCGTTACGTGAAGGCAAAATAGTGGCACAGGGCGCGCCGAAGGATATTGTGACGTCGGAACTGATTGAAGAAATCTATGGGCTGCGTTGCATGATCATTGAAGACCCGATCGCTGGAACGCCTTTAGTCGTACCGCTTGGACGTTCCGGAAACTCGTCTCCGGACGCCCTGTCATGA